GGACACACAAGGATATCTGTAGGGGTCAGTTGGAAATTTAGACTTTggtcttgagaaaaaaaaaataccattttccaGTGAGATTTGCTTTTTATCATTGGATATatggatatgtatatatatccttGAATAGTTACAATTTCACAACTGATTAGCAAACATGCTAGCTTTGGTGCAAAAGTATGAGGGTAACAGTAGGACTCTTCAAACAATTATACACTGGTATTTTCACAATGTACACATTAAAAATTTATGGTGCAGTGGTCagtaaactcattagtcaacagagccaaatatcaacagtacagtgatggaaatttcttttgagagccaaattttttaaacttaaactatgtaaGTAGGTATATTCCCtatcaaggtagcgcctgcatgtggaagagccgcatgtggctcgtgagccacagtttgccgaccaggggtatAGGAGATTTATATATgttgcattttgaaaaaaatgtacaaagatattataattaaatgtgattattttcttctcacagaattttaaaacttacCAACCATATTCCCACTGAAACTCCCACATAACACCTCATCTGAAACTTTTGGAAAAGGCTATGTTGAGAATAAGgatgttttactttttctgtgcCTGTCTTACTAACATAcgactcacaaaaattagaggatatttcaaaatgaatatgaagctataaaatatcccctttttttgtgagcagtatagtaagtCCTTGTAGGTTTTATAGTGCTTTATTTTACTCTAggtcaggggcccccaaactttttacacagggggccagttcactgtccctcagaccgttggagggccagactataaaaaaaacttaacaaatccctatgcacactgcacatatcttaaagtaaaaaaaaaaaaaaaggtaacaaatacaatatttaaaataaagaacaagtaaatttacttttttttttttttttttttttttttttcatttttctgaagctggaaacagggagagacagtcagacagactcccgcatgcgcctgaccgggatccacccggcacgcccaccaggggcgacgctctgcccaccagggggcgatgctctgcccatcctgggcgtcgtcatgttgcgaccagagccactctagcgcctgaggcagaggccacagagccatgcccagcgcccgggccatctttgctccaatggagccttggctgcgggaggggaagagagagacagagaggaaagcgcggcggaggggtggagaagcaaatgggcgcttctcctgtgtgccctggccgggaatcaaacccaggtcctccgcacgctaggccgacactactgctgagccaaccagccagggcaagaacaagtaaatttaaatcaacaaactgaccaatatttcaatgggaactatgctcctctcactaaccaccaatgaaagaatgcagcaggagctggataaatggcctcagtgggccgcagtttagggacccctgctctaggtatTCTACAGGCCTTTTAAAATACCTccctgttgcctgacctgtggtggcgcagtggatagagtgtcaacctggaatgttgaggttgccagtttggggccctgggcttgcctggtcaaggcacatgtgggagttgatgcttcctgctcctccccctttgtgtctctcttctctctctctctctctctctcctctcaaatgaataaataaaatctaaaaaaaaataaaataaataaaaataaaatacttctttgtTTTCAGTCCTCAGTTTAATCTTTTGGTTCTTGCAGTGGAGATCTGAGCTATGTTGATTTGACACTGATATGCCAGAATATACAGTTTCGGCTATTTCCAGAAAGTGTACCAATTTAAAAGTGTTTACCAAATGTTTCCCTTTCTCACCACTAGTACATTATCTGTTTCTGGGAGATAACtatcttccttttatttaatttataaaatgtgtctcagtgtttatgttgtttttttcccctctaaaatATATTGACTCTCCTCCCAGTAACCATGTCTGGATCATAACTCACTCACTCTGTGTTCAGTTAAGATTACCTTTGCATCTTTTCATATTCCCTTGGTGTAGGAGGCCCACTTCAGAGGTTAAAAACCAAGGTCACAGAACAAGTTAGGTGGCAGTATCATACATAAATAACTCAACCCCAGCTCTTCTGAATCCTGATAGCCCATTTCCTGTTCCTGTCACCAGATTACAAAACATATCAGGGAGAAAAGACTTCAAATTATTGTAGACAATGCTCTCTACATATTTGCATCATCTTAAATCAATCTGGTCATGTTTTTACAGTGGTATTTAATGAAACTACAGTTGTGATGGATAAGGCACAAATTTGATATACTTAAAACCTAAGCCAATATGCAAAAATACTAAATGTCTAATGTGGAAGGTATTATGCTGAACTTGGTAAACAGTGGTATAAATGTATGTTGTTTCTTATACTTTCCATTTCTATGGATTATACTAACCAGTACTTAAGAGGTTTAAATTGTTTTTGTCAGAGGTGAAAAGTTGTTTTATGTTGAACCACAGTGCAACTACATTCTGATGACAGTAAAAATTCCAGGCTAGGATATAAAACACTCATTCTCAAGTGTGAGGTAgtatactagagaaaaccagactAGGAATGTTGGCTGTGCTGGTAAAGTCAATGTTATTCTTTCAAAGAAAAGTATGTACtgtgtctttttatatttttctgaagtaagaagcagggaggcagagacagattctcacatgcacccgaccagggtCCAAATGGcaacccaccaggaggcgatgctctgttgtggccagagccattctagcgcctgaagcagagaccgtggaaccatcctcagcgcccgcgccaattttgctgcaatggagccttggctgtgggaggggaagagagagagagaaaggagaggggaagggtggagaagctgatgggcatttctgtgtgccctgaccaggaatcaaacccagggcatccagaccaggccgacgctctactgctgagccaactggccaggttgtCATACTGTATCCTTTTATTTGAAATGACATTGAAAATCTAGGCTGTGCAGCCAGAAACTACAAAATGAACTCTGAATACTATAAAGAATTCCACATAAAATCCCAAGTACTCTGTTCTGGGGAAGCAACATTTTTCACAAGAACTGAATGTTGAGGTCATTTAATTTTCTACTATCTATGGAAGGCCTTTTTGCAACTGGAAAAGTATCTAAATATGAATAGTGActcaaaagaaaaccaaacttagatgaaatttttaatttaaagatacaTCAGTCCTTTTAAGaaatcaaaaacatttttgacagttttgttttttaaaagcaacaCTGCTTttgttcactgaaaaaaaaataaaagttctttaaatttgaCTTGGTTCCATAGTTCATTTACCAATGTATTTGCTgctatttacaaattaaaatgtatttttgtaatttctttgcTAAATCCTAGTCCTTGATTCTATGTACTAACCTGAATTAACAGAtgcatattttaacttttaaggCAGGTGGTAAACTTTCCTATAAGTCTTGTGTGACTTCATCTTGTCATGGGGAATACTATTTCACAAAATATAATGCTTCCATTTTTTAAGGTTGAGGTAAACAGCTTCAACAACTGACTAGCAAAGCTACATATGCAATATCTTGTTGCCTAAGATGCTATGGTTATGTTCTCTGCTTTTCCACGAGGCCAGAGTGGCTAACAATGAAAAATAGGAACTGGTATGAAGCCTGAAAATATAATGTTCTAAACCCAAACCCCAGAGTATTTTAGTAAGCTTAGCATCTTTAAAGCAGCATAAGAAAAGTACCAGTTCCCCAGCTACCTCTACACAACAGCTCCAAAGAAAAGTTCTGTCATATAAGACTTTCAATTTGACAACTTTACATTTACACCTTTTGCTAACCATGGTGAAGAACTTTAGACCAATTTAAACAGTGCAACATGCACTTTTGTTaatattgtttttctctctcagcaAGTTCATGCTGGCATGTCCTGTGTTGGGAAGCACAAATACTATTAATCTTCATTCTTTGCATTACCAAGGAGTTCCTTTCTCCATCATTTTCTGAAGGATGAACGAAAGCTTGAGGTGTGCGTTTCAGAAGGTAAACTGCAGCATGAAGACCACCTATGTTCACCCAGACAGTATGCACCTTCCGCCATAAATGTCCCATTCCAGATAATGCCTGTGTATACATAAAAGGTATAAGAGTATTTAGATTCTATGACCTACCTGCTTCTAGATGAATCAGGCTTAGTTATCAATAAGAAACTAGGGGAAGGGAGCACAaatcttgctcaaaccaataTCCCTGAGACTACTTAAAAAGATCCTAAGCCtggcctttggtggtgcagtggatagagcattgacctggaacactgaggttgccagttcaaaaccttggggcttgcctggtcaaggcacatatgggagttaatgcttcttgcttcttccctcttctctcctttctcttaaaaaaggaaaaacatcctAGAGTTGCCACAAGCTGTTTTGTTACTGTATAGCACCTTGATAAAGCATTTCTTGTCCTGAGTAAGTAGTGCAGCTCGTCCTGTCCCTGGTCTACAGACACGGCTCATCTCCATTAGGCAAGCTGGGTAAAGGTTCCAGTTTCTTTTCTTGGAGCCCATCCTATAAAAAAAGGTCCAATAAGTCAAAGTGTTGCAAAATATAGCTAGGACTATGTGAGAAGTTACTAAAAACTCAAAATCCTAGGGTATGAAAAGTAGCTGTCTTTTAGAAGCTTTGCCATTATATGTCAATGAAATGGAGTGATTAGATTTAGTAAATTGTATGGAATTTTGAACTGGATAAATCAGTTAAACTGGCAACTTACGTATATAAATTGTCCTCTTAAGTATATAAATTGTCCTCTCAATGAGCATTAGCAGTCAAATTATAGAAACCAAATCAGTGATTAAAAATCACTTACTGAGAAACAATCAAATCTTTCTCAACCATCATGTAATTCAACAATGGACTAGAAAGTGGACGTCACGATTAAAATGTTAATACACGTACATTCTTcagttttcagaagaaaaagggTGAATCCatagtcttataatttttttttttttttttttgtatttttctgaagctggaaacggggagagacagtcagacagactcccgcatgcgcccaaccgggatccacctggcacgcccaccaggaggcgacgctctgcccaccagggggcggtgctctgcccctctggggcgtcgctctgccgccaccagagccactctagcgcctggggcagaagccaaggagccatccccagcgcccgggccatctttgctccagtggagcctcgctgcgggaggggaagagagagacagagaggaaggagagggggaggggtggagaggcagatgggcgcctctcctgtgtaccctgtccaggaattgaacccaggacctctgcacgccaggccgacgctctaccgctgggccaaccggccagggccagaaatcttTCATTCCTTTTAGCACTGTCAGCAGAGTAATTTTTCACTTAAGAATTATAagattatgggccctggccggttggctcagcggtagagcatcggcctggcgtgccagggacccgggttcaattcctggccagggtacacaggagaggcgcccatctgcctctccacccctccccctctccttcctctctgtctctctcttcccctcccgcagccaaggctccattggagcaaagatgccccagagcatcgccccctggcgggcagagcctcgcccctggtgggcgtgccgggtggatcccggtcgggcgcatgcgggagtctgtctgactgtctctccccctttccagcttcagaaaaatacaaaaaaaaaaaaaaggggaaagattTCTGACAAAATGCAACAGGTTTAGAAATGTGGGCACTAATATAACAAGTGAAGGTAAAACTCAGTTTTAAAAGAACTAAGTCCTACCTTTTTCCAAATGGCATGTCTGTTACAATAACATCCACGGAGCCAGTTCTCAATGGCAGACTGCAGCTATCCCACTGAATAGTATCTATAGGCAAGCCCCAAGACAGTTCGCTGTGAGAACAAAGGAAAGGTGTTTCAACATAATTCTTaagtatgaaagaaagaaaaattcctaAAGAGCCTGTTCTAAAGTACAAAATGCTACTAAAATATGTTGATATTGATAATAGCAATAAGAATGTGGAAAGTATAGGATTGtaagataaaaacttaaaatgaccAAATCCATAAgacaaaaattttcttaaattgtcaGGACTGGCTCTCAAAAGATTACATCTGCTTCATTTAtgatttaagaaaaaggaaaatggattAAAGAGAAAAGATTGAAACACAACTGCAATAAACAACTTTGAAAACTGCAGAGACAGTAAATTCTTTAACTGATGGTGTAAAAACTGATGCAATAGAACAACAGTTAAAGGAATAAAGGGTCGAGGCGACACATCTGAAGAATCAAGTTTAGCAAATCTGTAGTGATAACAGAAGacttaaaaatgtaaagttaGTAAATATAGAGGTACTTTaggattaaaaaaaccccaaatatatGTACCATACTATTAATAAGCTAAGAAAATTAAGACAAAGAAACAGATGACAACCTGAGTCCATGTAAACAACAAAATAGATGATGAGACAATAAAAACATGATTTAAATCTCATTAAGGTAAAGCTATtggtttaagaaataaaatacaacatgcaATAATAcataagctggccctggccgattggctcagcggtagagcgtcggcctggtgtgcaggagtcccaggttcgattcctggccagggcacacaggagaagcgcccatctgcttctccaccctccccctctccttcctctctgtctctctcttcccctcccgcagccaaggctccattggagcaaagatggcccgggcgctggggatggctctgtggcctctgcctcaggtgctagagtggctctggatgtagcagagcaacgccccagaggggtagaacatcgccccctggtgggcatgccgggtggatcccgggcgggcgcatgcgggagtctgactgcctcccggtttccagcttcggaaaaatgaaaaaaaaaaatacaaaaaaaaaataatacataagctaagactaaaaacaaatcaaaggtAAGCAGAAATGAAGGGTTATACTACTGAATTtgatgaagaattttaaaaaatgcactgaAGGCTATATCATATAATGGAGTGGGGGGATCACAGATACTGAAAATAAGTTTTACAATCACAAGCACCATTAGCTGCAACAAGACAACATATGTCAAATAATATTAAAGACCTAGGTAAGATTGatagaaatacactgctcacaaaaattaggggatattttatcgcttcatattcatttttaaaatatcttctaattttcgTAAGCAGTATAATACAGATTGGATAGTGAAGGTGCAGAGGGTCTagtcttaaaaacaacaaaatattcagaaagtagaaaactaatgttttaaaatgtctatCAAGTTTCAATAAAGCCtggtcatattaaaaaaataaaggcctgGCCATGTACTAAGCCTCAAAAAAATCTCATGAAACAAAATATGCCATAAAAATTcatcataataaaatataaattaacaaaaatagcTTGATCAGGCATTGGTGCAGTAGATTGagcgctggcttgagtgcagactcatccagcttgagtgcaggctcgcctCAAGTGTggatgatcccatggtcgctggcttgagcaaggggtcactggctcggctggagccctccagtcaaggcacatatgagatatcaatgaacaattaaggtgcagcaacaaagaattaatgtttcttatcccccttcctctctgtcggtccctgtctgtctcttactaaaatatatatgtaaataaagtaTACAATATTCTTTAACTATatggggaaaaaggaaaaggaagacggggaaataaaaggaagataaaaatggTTGCATTATGGTGGGGAAAttacagttaaaatatttttaaaatagaaataattttctttttttttaatttattcgttttagagaggagagggagagacagagagagagagagaagggggggaggagttggaagcatcaactcccgtatgtgccttgaccaggcaagcccaggatttcgaactggcgacctcagcatttccaggtcgaccctttatccactgcgccaccacaggtcaggctaagaaataattttcaatCTTAAAATTTACATGGAGTCTCAATATATTCATTTTGGTTAAATGATCTCACAATGCACTGGGGTTATCAAACATAAAGTCAATATTTAAgcctgagatgctacagaaaCTTGAAAAATTTTACCCTTCTTTAATCTGGCTCTTGGTCAGTAAAGATGAGATGTTATTTGTTGCTCTATTCACAGCCAATGGGTTATTATCACCAGCAATATGAAAACAGTTAGACCATTCAGTAGCCCCCTAAAAGACAAAAGTGTATGTTGAAACAGAAGTAgcaaactgcaaaaaaaaataaagaaaaatttatttcagttGATTGTCAATAAATAAGACATCCAATCCACTAGTGCAATGTTTttctaaaatgacaaaataatgcaTGCTGTCAATTTTGCTATTTCCCCCTGCCATGAAAGGCCCTCCTGTTCTTTCTCTGCTTGCTGAATTCCTACTGTCTTTCAAGATCTAGCTGTGTGACATAAACCTCAAGTCTCCAAGCTGCCTCATTTGCCCCTCCCCAAAGCACCTTACACATCTCTCTCACTGTActccttttttacaaattttatccGCCTCTCAACGAATCTGGGAACACAGGTCTGGTATTTTACTCTATCCCTCACCCAGCAGTATCTGGCACATAGGGTGATGTATTGTAAAAAGGTACAGGGGATGTGGAAGAGACCTTGGAGAGTCTGATGAAAGCCTCTCAGGTCCTGATTTCCGATTCCCTGACATGTTTTTCTTCAACATCTATTTAGATTTTCAGtctctaaaagaaatggattttGTAATACTtccaagttttgcttttttttttttttagttttgcattttttataagacaaaaattaaaaattttttttatatttatattttagatttatatttattcattttagagaggggagacagagaaagggggaggagcaggaagcatcaactcccatatgtaccttgcccaggcaaacccagggttttgaaccagcacctcagtgttctagatcaatgctttatccactgtgccaccacaggtcaggcaatatttccaagttgttttgtatttttttaagttttttctgaAGCGAAGGaggtatagagacagactcccacatgcgcccgaccaggatccacctggtacacccactaatgctctgcccatctaggggtgATGCTccttgcaatcagagccattctagcgcctgaggtggaggtcatggagccatcctcggtgcccgggccaactttgctccagtggagccttggctgcaggaggggaagagagagagagagagagagagagagagagagggagaaagggaaaggtggagaagcagatgggcacttctcttcatgtgccctggctgggaattgaacccgggagttccacatgctgggctgacgctctgctgctgagccaaccggccagggcctacaattacTCTTGACAAGTGAATTTTCTCTGTGCGAGTCTCTAACCAGAGTAAATTTCTCTAGCTGACCTGAGCAGAAAACAGTAGTTATTTACTACTATGACTTCCTTCTGGAATTTCAACTCCCAGATGACAGATGTCACTTTCTAATTGCAGTAtggataatttttcctttttgtgggttGCTTTAGACTTACTTATCTGTCCAGTTTTTGCCCACTCACAGAATCTATggtagcaattttcaaccttttcatctcatgacatgcattaaactaaaaaaaaatttttttaaattaagtgagaggcagggagcagaggaacagactcccacatgtgccaggatggggatccacccagcaagcccctatgggggcgtgtatttgtgtgtgcccgcgtttagcgcctgaggcaaagccatggagccatcctaagtg
This window of the Saccopteryx bilineata isolate mSacBil1 chromosome 10, mSacBil1_pri_phased_curated, whole genome shotgun sequence genome carries:
- the THUMPD3 gene encoding tRNA (guanine(6)-N2)-methyltransferase THUMP3 isoform X4 translates to MGVAGDYIKDLGSTANMSDVQEATNKLLDVNLHENQRSIQMIESASRSEFEHLRVTIGATVPTGFEQTAADEVREKLRSSCKISKDRGKIYFDISVESLAQVHCLRSVDNLFVVVQEFKDYQFKEIKEEVLKDFEELAGKLPWSDPLKVLLNIHDNEVIVGIALTEESLHRRNITHFGPTTLRSTLAYGMLRLCAPQPTDIIVDPMCGTGAIPIEGATEWSNCFHIAGDNNPLAVNRATNNISSLLTKSQIKEGELSWGLPIDTIQWDSCSLPLRTGSVDVIVTDMPFGKRMGSKKRNWNLYPACLMEMSRVCRPGTGRAALLTQDKKCFIKALSGMGHLWRKVHTVWVNIGGLHAAVYLLKRTPQAFVHPSENDGERNSLPRLHCSKIGAGAEDGSTVSASGARMALATTEHRLLVGCHLDPGRVHVRICLCLPASYFRKI